Sequence from the Neptunomonas japonica JAMM 1380 genome:
TTAGAATTAGCATTTTTCCAGTGAGTCATGCAAAAGCCTTTGTGTCTGTTAATGGGCTTGCTAGCTACGGGCATTGAGTATTATGTTTATGGTATGAAGTTATAAATGCTTGATGAATAAGTCGTTATTAGGTGTGGTGATACATAGTTTGAGAAATAGTATGACGGGGTTTTAGTGAGTAAAAATCAAACAATATGTGATGATCAAAGTCTTGGTTTGGCTGTAAGTAAAGGAGCGCACCTTGTGATGTTTGGTGCAGAGCGCTGTGGCGTGTGCAAAGTGATCTGGCCACAATTGCTAGCTGCCTTGGATGAGCGCTGGCCAAGTTTGAAACTGCATTACATTGACTGTGAAAAACACCAAGAAAATTGCGCGCAGCAGGGTGTATATTCTTTGCCTGTTGTTAGGTTGTATTTTGATGGGCGGTTGTATCTGGAGAAAATACAGGTGTTTAGTTTAGGACCATTTATTTCCGATATAAGTAAACTATGCGAGCAATATAGTGTGCAAAATGAGGGCTAATAATCGACAGTCTGGCTTGTCCTGCTGCCGATTATTAGCCATAAAAATATTAAGCCGGTTTAGGTAGTGGCTCGATGACTATATGAGTTACTCATGTGTATTAGTTAAATAGCACGGTACCCACCCCCAAGCTCCCTGCAAAGCCTAAAGAGTAGGCTAGCAGTAAGAAAAAGCTGTATTTCATATAGCTAATGAATGTCACTTCTTTAATTTTGCTCATAGCAACAATACCTGCTGCAGAACCAATGATAAGTAGTGAGCCGCCAACGCCAACGCCGTAAGTTAATGATAACCAGCTAGCGGGAGTCATTTCCAAATTGGCCTTTAAAAGAGCAGCGGTGAGCGGTACATTGTCCACGAGCGAAGAGAGTAACCCCATAACATAGTTTGCTTGTATTGCTGGCAGAATCTCGTAGATTTTTACGAGATTATCAAGAACACCAATCTCTTTTAACATTCCGACTAGTAACAGTATTCCTAAGAAAAACAAAAGCGTATCAAACTCAATAACGCGTATGTAATCGAGCATGTTTTCTCGATCATCATCGGTGTGGAAAAAACGTCCTATCAAGAACATGATAGATAAACCGAAGAGGAAAGTGAGTACCGGAGGAACCCCAGCAATAATGTTAAGAACAATAGTACTAAGTATGGTAAATAGAAAAAGTATCGCGATACTCATACCGACTCGGTCGTAATGCCGCTCACCTCCATCAATGATTAATTCCCCTTTTAGGCCAAAAGAGAGCAGCCCAGCAAGAAACATTACACTGACAAAAGAGGGAAGTGCTAGCCAGAGTAAGTCTTGGATGGCGACTTTATCCGCTAGGAATATCATTAGTGTGGTGACATCGCCAGTAATAAGAGATACGCCGCCAGAGTTCACGGCAAATACAACCAGCACTGCAAATTTTAATGTTTTATTGGGAGGGAGTTTTAATGATAGTACCAGTGCAACAGACACTAGTGTTGCAGTGATGTTGTCAGATAACGATGAGAATGCAAAGGCGAAGATTGCCACCATAAACAACAGTGTTTTTTCACCTACCCGAGAGGGCAGAAACTTGTATATCATCGTTTCAATAAGGCCCTGATGGTTAAGAAAGGCCACGAAAGTCATCGCGGCCATCAGGAAGAGCCATAGACTGGCTATCTCAAGTAGGTTTTCATTTAACATCCCCTGGATCTGTTTCGGGGTGACATCATCAACAGGGAAAAGGAAAAGAACTAGCCACGATAGCGTGCCTAGAAAAAGCGTAGTTTTAGCTTTGTTAAGGTGAATGACATCTTCAAGCACGATCATAAAGAAAGCAATGACAGCAAGAATGATAAGAAAAGTGTGCATTAGCACGACTCCACAAAATTTAAGAAAGCAATATTTTAGGGGTTGGTTACTGTGTGTGCATTGTTTTTTTAGGCTTAAACTTTATATTATCCTCTTTAATTAACGTTTAGACGTCCAGTATGAGAGTTTAGATTCATTGTCGACCTTACCCAATACATCAACTTGGTACATCTATATGCTACTTTGTGCGGATGGTAGTTTGTACACAGGTATTACGACGGATTGTGACAGGCGCTTAAAAGAGCACAATGAGAGCAATAAGTTAGGTGCTAAATATACGCGCCCCAGAAGACCAGTTGCCCTAGCATGGTCTGAGGAAGTTGCGAGTCGTTCTTTAGCGAGTAAGCGTGAGTACCAGATTAAGCAGTATTCCCGAGCGAAAAAGTTGGCGCTTATCAGTGGCTTTAGTTCGAGCTAAATTCCTCAGGGCTTAACCATAGGTTTAAGCTGCCGACCTTTTGGCATTTGAATGTTTTTGGCTTGACGTAAAATATTTAAATGTTATGTTATAACGTATTTTTCTAAATGGGTACAGTCATGAAACTTAAACCTTTGGTAGTTGCTACCACTTTAACTTCTTTCACGCTGCTAGGGACTTCTTCATTTTTGTATGCAAGTGATGCTCATGAACACGGTATCGCTGAGTTAAACGTTGCATTTGAAGCTAAGCAGCTAGAGATCATGTTTTTATCGCCGGCAGCTAATTTGGTTGGTTTCGAACATCCGCCTGAAACTGAACAACAAGAGAAGCTGATTGTTGACGCTGTGCACGCGTTAAAGCAAGGGTACGACATAATCCGTCTACCTAAAGAAGCAGTATGCTTGTTGAAAGAAGCAGACGTTGAGCAGTCTTTACTTGAATCGCATTCTTCTGGGCATGAAGAAGAGCATGAGCATGAAAAAGAACATGAGCATGAAGAAGAACATGAGCATGAAAAAGAACATGAGTCAGGGCATTCAGATTTTACAGTACACTACCAGTTTGTCTGCTCTAAACCGGAGATGCTAACCGGTTTTACAACGGGGCTTTTTGAGCAGTTTCCTATGATTGAATCAATCAGATATAAGATGGTGAGTCATGAAGGGCAACAAGGTGGCGAACTTTTACCTTCTAAAGGGGACGTACACATTAAACAATAGCGTTATTTAATTAATAGTCGTTATTTCTAGGTCAGTAATAAGCTCAGTATTAGGCACAGCTATGGCAAAGGTGTTATTAGATAAAGTTAAGTACTCTTGGGTAAAAGATGCACCTCTTTTAGATATTGCAACATGTGATATTCAAAGTGGGGAGCGTGTATTTATACAGGGGCCATCAGGCAGTGGGAAAAGTACACTACTTAACTTACTGACGGGCTTATTACTGCCAGATTCTGGTGTAATTAATATTGCGGGTAGTGACATTTCATCATTATCAGCTGTAAAAAGAGATTGTTTTCGGGCTGATCATATTGGTTTTGTTTTCCAGCAGTTTAACCTGCTTCCTTATCTCTCATTAATAGACAATGTTATGTTGGCATGTCGTTTTTCAGCGATACGTACACAACGAGCACTGAAGCATCACGGCAGTGTACGAAAAGCCGCTGAGCAGCTATTAGCTGAGCTAGGTCTGGAGGAACAGCTTCGCCAGCGGGTGACGGTTGCTGAACTGTCTGTTGGTCAGCAGCAACGTGTGGCGGTAGCGCGAGCTTTAATAGGTTCTCCTGAGCTGTTGATAGCTGATGAGCCTACATCTGCACTAGACGCAGCGTCGCGCGATACCTTTACTGAGCTATTAATAGCAGAGGCCTCTCGGTACAACAGTACATTATTGTTGGTAAGCCATGATGAGGCATTAGGTCAGCACTTTAATAGAACAATTCTACTACAGCATATAAATAGTGCCGGAGTCTTCCATGCTGCTTAGTGTTGCGCTGTCGAGTAGCTGGAGCCGCCGTCATACTTTATTTTTTATTGTACTGACGATTGCTCTCAGTGTGACGCTCTTAATGGGCGTTGAAAAAATTCGTGCAGAAGTGCGTGATAGCTTTAACCGTTCTGTCTCTGGTACCGATTTGATTGTTGGAGCCAGAGGAGGGGAGCTACAACTTATCTTGTACTCTATTTTTCATATTGGCCAAGCTTCAAATAATATGAGTTGGGCCAGTTTTGAGCGGATAAAAAGTAACAAGCATGTTGCGTGGGCAGAGCCTATCTCTCTTGGTGATTCACATAAAGGCTTTAGAGTTGTAGGAACGTCAGCAGGCTTCTTTGAACATTATCAAGTGGGGCAACAGGCAAGGTTAGCATTTCAGCATGGAAGGGCTTTTAGCGACTTGTTTGATGCGGTTGTTGGTGCGGATGTTGCCAGACAGCTTGGGTATCAACTAGGAGAGCGTATTACGCTCTCTCATGGTGTCGGTAAGACAAGCTTTTCTGAACACGATGATCGTCCTTTTAGTATCAGTGGTGTATTGCAACCAACAGGAACGCCTATTGACCAGTCGGTTTTTGTTAGCTCTCAAGCAATTGAAGCGATTCATGTTGGTTGGCAAGCGGGTAGCCGTATTCGTGGCCAGCAAGTATCAGAAGTTGAGATAAGAAGTAAAAGCCTACAGCCTAAAGAGTTAACGGCTGTATTAGTCGGCATGAAATCAAAATTAGGTACCTTTCACCTACAGCGCCAGATTAATAACTATAAAGTGGAGCCTCTGCAAGCGGTATTACCAGGTGTTGCATTACAGCAGATGTGGCAGTTGATTCGTGTTGCTGAGAACGCGCTGTTGTTAGTCTCTGCATGTGTAGTTTTGGCTGGATTCATGGGTATGTTGGCTGTGTTGCTTACAAGCTTAGGGGCACGACGCAAAGAGATGGCTATTTTACGCTCAATCGGAGCGAGGCCTTGGCATATTGTGGGTTTGCTTGTATTTGAGTCTACATTGGTGAGCATAGTGGGAACTTTGATAGGGGTATTGATGTCTGTATTCTTGTTGATGTTCGCACGACCATTACTTGAAGTACATTTTGGTTTATTTATCCAGTCAGCTGGGTTGTCTTTGGATGACTTGCCGATGTTATTCTGTGTTGTGTTGGCTGGGGCACTAACGGGGTTGTGGCCAGGTTACCGGGCTTATCAAATGACAGCTGCGGACGGGCTTACGGCTCGATATTAAATAAACCTATTTGATCATTTATTTCTTCATATCACTTGTGGTTGAGTGTTCGTGTTTATGATTTTTCTAAAGTAAGGATTGGGTTTTAGTATGCCGGTAAGCAGGTCTTTAATAAGTGTTTTTGCACTGTATGTACTCTTTTCGATTAAAGCCATAGCAGGTGATGTTTTGCTTAACGGAGAAAAGGTAGAGCAGCTAGACTGGGAGCAATTGATGCCTGCCGATTATAACCTAGATGGCTTTTTTGATGATCGAGATATAGGTGCGTGGGATGACTTGGATCCCAAAACTGCTCTATTAATGGATGAGTTACAACAGGTTTTGCAATCGGCCCCTATTGTCCCTGAAATGGATGGGAGAATGATTAAGATACCTGGTTTTGTTGTACCTGTAGAAGGTGAAAATCAAAATGTATTTAAGTTTTTTTAGTACCGTACTTTGGTGCATGTATTCATGTTCCGCCACCTCCATCGAACCAAATTATTTATGCTGACTACGAACCCGGTGTTAAGTTAGAAAGTCTTTATGATGCTGTATGGTTGACGGGTAAGCTAAGAACAAAGACTTTTAGCCATGAGTTGGCATCATCAGGTTACACAATGGATGTTTATCGCATAGAGCCTTATAACGAATAATAGTTAAAGAGCAATTTCTAAAGAATACTCCACAGCAAAAATAGCCGTATTGTGTATTACCTCAGTTGTTACTGTCGTCGTAGAACTTTGTTAAAGTGTGTCATAAAATAGCGTGTGAAGTATCACGCCAATAATACATTTAGACAGATGTTTTCGCGCTAGCGTTTTCTGTTTATTCCATGCTGAGTTTCCTCATATGAAATACCCAACAACAAAGTTGCCTAAAGTTGGTACGACTATTTTTACTGTTATGTCACAGATGGCAGCAGAGCATAATGCGATTAATTTATCGCAGGGCTTCCCCGATTTTGATGGGCCTAAAAAGCTATTAGACTCAGTAGGCCATTATATTGCACAAGGTGCTAACCAGTATGCCCCGATGACGGGTATGCCAGTACTACGTGAAGAGATTGCTAGAAAAGTAGCTGCCTTATATGGAACTACAGTTTCGGCTGAGACTGAAATAACAGTAACCTCGGGCGCGACGGAAGCCTTGTTTGCGGCAATATCGGCAGTAGTGCAGCAAGGTGATGAAGTGATCGTGTTTGATCCCGCTTATGATAGTTACGAGCCGGCAATCGAGCTTAACGGTGGTATTGCCGTACATCTACAGTTACAACCCCCTGGTTTTCATATCGACTGGCAGCACCTCAAGGATGCCATTACTGCCAGAACACGCATGATTATTATTAACACACCCCATAACCCGACAGGTTCTATTTTATCGGCTCAAGATCTTGAGCAGTTGGCTGAACTGGTGCGCGACACCGACATTCTGTTATTAGGCGATGAAGTCTATGAGCATATTGTTTTTGATGGCCAGAAACACCACAGCCTGTTGGGCCATTCTGAGTTGTATCAGCGTAGCTTTGTGGTGTCTTCTTTTGGCAAGACCTACCACACAACGGGTTGGAAAATTGGTTATTGTGTCGCTCCTGCTATTTTATCGGCAGAGCTTCGCAAGGTGCATCAGTACCTGACATTCTCAACGTCAACACCGATGCAGTTAGCACTCGCTGATATTATGCGAGATGAACCTTCCCACTATCATGATCTTCCAGATTTTTATCAGCGTAAACGCGATCTGTTCAACACATTAATTAAGCCCAGTAAATTTTCTTTTACTCCGGGTGAAGGGACTTATTTCCAATTGGTTGATTACAGTGCAATTAGCGATATGAGTGACGTTGCGTTTTGTCAGTGGTTGATCAAAGAGGTGGGCGTCGCGGCAATACCCGTTTCTGTTTTTTGCCAGGCACCACCAGATATGAAGTTGGTGCGATTCTGTTTTGCAAAAGATGACGCTACATTGAAACAAGCCGCTGAACGTTTAATTGCGATTTAGGAGAGTTCTAATGATAAAGCTTGATGATTTACGTGTGTCATTGGTACAAACCGAACTGATATGGCAGGCTCCTGAAAAAAACCGTCATATGTTGGCAGAGAAACTCGCTTCGTTAAAAGGAAAAACTGACCTCGTCATTTTACCTGAGATGTTTACAACCTGCTTTATGATGAACCCTGAAGAGCACTCGGAACCTATGCTTGGGGATACACTCGCGTGGATGAAGTCTCAGGCTGCATTGTTGGACGCTGCCATATGCGGTTCAGTCGCGATACAAGAGAGTGATACTTACATTAATAGAATGTTACTCGTCTCTCCTACAGGAGAGATGCAGTTTTACGATAAAACTCATCTTTTCAGAATGGGTAATGAGCACCAACATTATCGGGCGGGTGCTGAGCGAATTATCTTTGAGTATGCGGGAT
This genomic interval carries:
- a CDS encoding thioredoxin family protein — translated: MSKNQTICDDQSLGLAVSKGAHLVMFGAERCGVCKVIWPQLLAALDERWPSLKLHYIDCEKHQENCAQQGVYSLPVVRLYFDGRLYLEKIQVFSLGPFISDISKLCEQYSVQNEG
- the nhaD gene encoding sodium:proton antiporter NhaD → MHTFLIILAVIAFFMIVLEDVIHLNKAKTTLFLGTLSWLVLFLFPVDDVTPKQIQGMLNENLLEIASLWLFLMAAMTFVAFLNHQGLIETMIYKFLPSRVGEKTLLFMVAIFAFAFSSLSDNITATLVSVALVLSLKLPPNKTLKFAVLVVFAVNSGGVSLITGDVTTLMIFLADKVAIQDLLWLALPSFVSVMFLAGLLSFGLKGELIIDGGERHYDRVGMSIAILFLFTILSTIVLNIIAGVPPVLTFLFGLSIMFLIGRFFHTDDDRENMLDYIRVIEFDTLLFFLGILLLVGMLKEIGVLDNLVKIYEILPAIQANYVMGLLSSLVDNVPLTAALLKANLEMTPASWLSLTYGVGVGGSLLIIGSAAGIVAMSKIKEVTFISYMKYSFFLLLAYSLGFAGSLGVGTVLFN
- a CDS encoding GIY-YIG nuclease family protein, whose protein sequence is MSTLPNTSTWYIYMLLCADGSLYTGITTDCDRRLKEHNESNKLGAKYTRPRRPVALAWSEEVASRSLASKREYQIKQYSRAKKLALISGFSSS
- a CDS encoding DUF2796 domain-containing protein, translated to MKLKPLVVATTLTSFTLLGTSSFLYASDAHEHGIAELNVAFEAKQLEIMFLSPAANLVGFEHPPETEQQEKLIVDAVHALKQGYDIIRLPKEAVCLLKEADVEQSLLESHSSGHEEEHEHEKEHEHEEEHEHEKEHESGHSDFTVHYQFVCSKPEMLTGFTTGLFEQFPMIESIRYKMVSHEGQQGGELLPSKGDVHIKQ
- a CDS encoding ATP-binding cassette domain-containing protein; the protein is MAKVLLDKVKYSWVKDAPLLDIATCDIQSGERVFIQGPSGSGKSTLLNLLTGLLLPDSGVINIAGSDISSLSAVKRDCFRADHIGFVFQQFNLLPYLSLIDNVMLACRFSAIRTQRALKHHGSVRKAAEQLLAELGLEEQLRQRVTVAELSVGQQQRVAVARALIGSPELLIADEPTSALDAASRDTFTELLIAEASRYNSTLLLVSHDEALGQHFNRTILLQHINSAGVFHAA
- a CDS encoding ABC transporter permease → MLLSVALSSSWSRRHTLFFIVLTIALSVTLLMGVEKIRAEVRDSFNRSVSGTDLIVGARGGELQLILYSIFHIGQASNNMSWASFERIKSNKHVAWAEPISLGDSHKGFRVVGTSAGFFEHYQVGQQARLAFQHGRAFSDLFDAVVGADVARQLGYQLGERITLSHGVGKTSFSEHDDRPFSISGVLQPTGTPIDQSVFVSSQAIEAIHVGWQAGSRIRGQQVSEVEIRSKSLQPKELTAVLVGMKSKLGTFHLQRQINNYKVEPLQAVLPGVALQQMWQLIRVAENALLLVSACVVLAGFMGMLAVLLTSLGARRKEMAILRSIGARPWHIVGLLVFESTLVSIVGTLIGVLMSVFLLMFARPLLEVHFGLFIQSAGLSLDDLPMLFCVVLAGALTGLWPGYRAYQMTAADGLTARY
- a CDS encoding pyridoxal phosphate-dependent aminotransferase; amino-acid sequence: MKYPTTKLPKVGTTIFTVMSQMAAEHNAINLSQGFPDFDGPKKLLDSVGHYIAQGANQYAPMTGMPVLREEIARKVAALYGTTVSAETEITVTSGATEALFAAISAVVQQGDEVIVFDPAYDSYEPAIELNGGIAVHLQLQPPGFHIDWQHLKDAITARTRMIIINTPHNPTGSILSAQDLEQLAELVRDTDILLLGDEVYEHIVFDGQKHHSLLGHSELYQRSFVVSSFGKTYHTTGWKIGYCVAPAILSAELRKVHQYLTFSTSTPMQLALADIMRDEPSHYHDLPDFYQRKRDLFNTLIKPSKFSFTPGEGTYFQLVDYSAISDMSDVAFCQWLIKEVGVAAIPVSVFCQAPPDMKLVRFCFAKDDATLKQAAERLIAI
- a CDS encoding amidohydrolase, producing the protein MIKLDDLRVSLVQTELIWQAPEKNRHMLAEKLASLKGKTDLVILPEMFTTCFMMNPEEHSEPMLGDTLAWMKSQAALLDAAICGSVAIQESDTYINRMLLVSPTGEMQFYDKTHLFRMGNEHQHYRAGAERIIFEYAGWRILPTICYDLRFPVFMRCQNDYDLAICVANWPAPRRNPWRTLLQARAIENQCYMLGVNRVGEDGVGLHYSGDSLAVNFKGELILDKPQGESFIKTVVLHLNEVKQFREVFPAWQDADEFSMS